The following coding sequences lie in one Flavobacterium sp. 20NA77.7 genomic window:
- a CDS encoding endonuclease/exonuclease/phosphatase family protein, which produces MKIKSFFILFSCLICLSFGQAQEKKFAINTIAFYNLENLFDTINDPYKNDEDFIYTKENYLKKLNNMARVISQIGTGENPTNSPVVIGVAEIENRTVLEDLVKNPQIADKNYGVIHFDSPDMRGIDCGFLYQKKHFTPTSFKNFPLIITEDNTDKKAKDKEKEKIDDTDDNIVDATTKRIYTRDQILMTGLLDGEEMHFIVNHWPSRRGGEKRSSPLREAAAALNKKIIDSLQAINPNAKIFTMGDLNDGPFNKSIKEVLGAKGDEKEVKPLGLYNPAEKMMNKGIGTLAHRDAWDFFDQIIISEPLLRKDYSSWRYWKMGVFNKPFMIQQTGQYKGYALRNSSIEPGFSDHFPSYIYLIKEIKP; this is translated from the coding sequence ATGAAAATTAAATCTTTTTTTATTCTTTTTAGCTGCTTAATTTGTCTATCCTTTGGACAAGCACAAGAAAAAAAATTTGCAATTAACACTATTGCTTTCTATAATTTAGAAAATTTGTTTGATACCATCAACGATCCTTATAAAAACGACGAAGATTTTATTTACACCAAAGAAAATTATCTTAAAAAATTAAACAATATGGCTCGTGTCATTTCACAAATTGGAACTGGTGAAAACCCTACCAATTCGCCAGTTGTAATTGGTGTAGCCGAAATAGAAAACAGAACGGTATTAGAAGACTTGGTTAAAAACCCACAAATTGCAGATAAAAATTATGGTGTAATTCATTTTGATTCACCAGACATGAGAGGTATTGATTGTGGTTTTCTCTACCAAAAGAAACATTTTACACCCACAAGTTTTAAAAACTTCCCTTTAATTATTACGGAAGACAATACAGATAAAAAAGCTAAAGACAAAGAAAAAGAAAAAATTGACGACACAGACGACAATATTGTGGACGCCACAACTAAAAGAATTTACACGCGCGACCAAATTTTAATGACCGGTTTATTAGATGGTGAAGAAATGCATTTTATTGTAAATCACTGGCCGTCAAGAAGAGGTGGTGAAAAAAGAAGTAGTCCATTACGTGAAGCTGCTGCTGCTTTAAATAAGAAAATTATAGATTCCTTGCAGGCTATCAATCCAAATGCTAAAATTTTTACCATGGGGGATTTAAACGACGGACCTTTTAACAAAAGTATCAAAGAAGTACTTGGGGCAAAAGGAGATGAAAAAGAAGTTAAACCCTTAGGACTTTACAATCCTGCCGAAAAAATGATGAATAAAGGAATTGGAACGCTAGCTCACAGAGATGCTTGGGACTTTTTTGACCAAATCATTATTTCTGAACCGCTTTTAAGAAAAGACTACAGTTCATGGCGCTACTGGAAAATGGGTGTTTTCAACAAACCTTTCATGATACAACAAACAGGTCAGTATAAAGGGTATGCCTTAAGAAATTCTTCCATTGAACCCGGATTTTCAGACCATTTCCCTTCTTATATTTACTTAATAAAAGAAATTAAACCTTAA
- a CDS encoding four helix bundle protein, which yields MDFKKLLAYQKAFSLAMEIKKISDSFPKDEKYALTDQVRRLSRSVCANIAEAYRKRRYINHFISKLTDSDGENSETSVWLDFALECNYLSKSQYVDLVNKSEEVGKIINYMILNPTKFGCKS from the coding sequence ATGGATTTCAAAAAATTATTAGCCTATCAAAAAGCTTTTTCATTAGCTATGGAAATTAAAAAAATATCTGATTCATTTCCAAAAGATGAAAAATACGCATTAACAGATCAAGTTAGAAGATTGTCAAGAAGTGTATGTGCCAATATCGCAGAAGCTTACAGAAAAAGAAGATATATAAATCATTTTATAAGTAAGCTGACCGATTCTGATGGTGAAAATTCTGAAACTTCCGTTTGGTTAGATTTTGCTTTAGAATGTAATTATTTATCAAAGTCTCAATATGTTGATTTGGTAAATAAGTCGGAAGAAGTTGGTAAAATAATTAATTATATGATTTTAAATCCAACAAAATTCGGTTGTAAATCATAA
- a CDS encoding single-stranded DNA-binding protein → MKNRVQLIGHVGQEPEVKTINNKKVATLTIATNDFYYNEKGDKVEQTEWHRVTAWGKTAEIIEKYVTKGKEIAVEGKLTHRNYDDKDGNKRYVTEILVSELLLLGK, encoded by the coding sequence ATGAAAAACAGAGTACAATTAATCGGACACGTAGGACAAGAACCAGAAGTTAAAACAATTAACAACAAGAAAGTAGCAACGCTTACTATTGCTACAAATGATTTTTATTACAACGAAAAAGGAGACAAAGTAGAACAAACCGAATGGCATCGTGTAACGGCTTGGGGTAAAACAGCAGAGATCATTGAAAAATATGTTACTAAAGGGAAAGAAATTGCTGTAGAAGGGAAATTAACCCACAGAAATTATGACGATAAAGACGGAAACAAACGCTATGTGACTGAAATTCTTGTAAGCGAATTGTTGTTGTTAGGGAAGTAA
- the amaB gene encoding L-piperidine-6-carboxylate dehydrogenase has translation MSTIASQFGITEALEKLGVKATNLGTSTGSNWFANGTTISSYSPVDGALIGTVQTTTAADYEKVMEAATAAFKTFKVMPAPKRGEIVRQFGEKLRYYKEPLGKLVSYEMGKSYQEGLGEVQEMIDICDFAVGLSRQLHGLTMHSERFGHRMYEQYHPLGVVGIISAFNFPVAVWSWNTALAWICGDVCVWKASEKTPLCSIACQNIIAEVLKENNLPEGISCIINGDYKVGELMTQDPRVPLVSATGSTRMGKIVAQTVAGRLGKSLLELGGNNAIIVTPDADIKMTVIGAVFGAVGTAGQRCTSTRRLIIHESIYDKVKDAVVAAYGQLRIGNPLDQNNHVGPLIDTDAVALYNKALQQVVAEGGTILVEGGVLTGAGYESGCYVKPAIAEAKNSFSIVQHETFAPVLYLLKYSGDVHEAIEMQNNVAQGLSSAIMTNNLREAEAFLSHAGSDCGIANVNIGTSGAEIGGAFGGEKETGGGRESGSDAWKVYMRRQTNTINYTTDLPLAQGIKFDL, from the coding sequence ATGTCAACAATAGCCTCACAATTCGGAATTACCGAAGCACTTGAAAAATTAGGTGTAAAAGCAACAAACTTAGGAACCTCAACAGGTTCGAATTGGTTTGCAAACGGAACTACAATTTCTTCTTATTCACCTGTTGATGGTGCTTTAATTGGTACTGTTCAAACAACTACAGCAGCAGATTACGAAAAAGTTATGGAAGCGGCTACAGCAGCTTTTAAAACGTTTAAAGTAATGCCTGCGCCGAAACGCGGTGAAATTGTACGTCAATTTGGAGAAAAATTAAGATATTATAAAGAACCTCTTGGAAAATTAGTTTCTTATGAAATGGGGAAATCTTATCAAGAAGGTTTAGGCGAAGTTCAAGAAATGATTGATATCTGCGATTTTGCTGTAGGCTTATCTCGTCAATTACACGGTTTAACTATGCATTCTGAACGTTTTGGCCACAGAATGTATGAACAATACCACCCACTTGGTGTAGTAGGAATTATTTCTGCTTTTAATTTTCCTGTAGCTGTATGGTCATGGAATACAGCTTTAGCTTGGATTTGTGGAGATGTTTGTGTGTGGAAAGCATCTGAAAAAACACCATTATGTTCTATCGCTTGTCAAAATATTATCGCTGAAGTATTAAAAGAAAACAACCTGCCAGAAGGGATTTCTTGCATCATAAATGGCGATTATAAAGTAGGCGAATTGATGACACAAGATCCTCGTGTGCCTTTAGTTTCTGCAACAGGCTCAACACGAATGGGTAAAATTGTAGCGCAAACAGTTGCTGGTCGTTTAGGTAAATCATTGCTAGAATTAGGTGGCAACAATGCAATCATTGTAACGCCAGATGCAGATATAAAAATGACTGTTATAGGTGCCGTGTTTGGCGCTGTGGGAACTGCTGGTCAACGTTGTACATCGACAAGAAGATTAATTATTCACGAAAGTATTTATGATAAAGTTAAAGATGCTGTAGTTGCCGCTTACGGACAATTGCGTATTGGAAATCCACTAGACCAAAACAACCATGTGGGCCCACTTATTGACACAGATGCTGTTGCATTATATAACAAAGCATTGCAACAAGTAGTAGCCGAAGGAGGAACAATTTTAGTTGAAGGCGGTGTATTAACTGGCGCTGGTTATGAAAGTGGCTGCTATGTAAAACCTGCCATTGCAGAAGCTAAAAATTCATTTAGCATTGTACAACACGAAACGTTTGCACCCGTTTTATACCTATTAAAATATAGTGGCGATGTACATGAAGCTATTGAAATGCAAAACAATGTGGCACAAGGATTATCTTCTGCTATTATGACTAATAATTTAAGAGAAGCTGAAGCATTTTTATCGCACGCTGGTTCAGATTGTGGAATTGCAAACGTTAATATTGGTACTTCTGGTGCGGAAATTGGCGGTGCTTTCGGTGGTGAAAAAGAAACAGGTGGCGGACGTGAATCTGGCTCTGATGCTTGGAAAGTGTATATGAGGAGACAAACTAATACGATTAATTATACCACTGACTTACCTTTAGCACAAGGCATTAAGTTTGATTTGTAA
- a CDS encoding NAD-dependent epimerase/dehydratase family protein: protein MKTISILGCGWLGLPLAKSLLLKGYEVKGSTTSKSKLEVFKNVGILPFQIQLEAHQIIGTVEEFLNETNVLLIAIPPGLRKVNSTLEEMTFVNKVKTLIRFIEKSGIQKVLFVSSTSVFGDRFPIVEITEETIPNPDTESGKQLAIAETLLQSNPHFKTTVIRFGGLIGEDRNPINQLQHKTIPNPDAPINLIHQMDCIGIIETILAEEKWNEVYQASGINTLTRRAYYTAKAKELGIRNPIFEEKIASKGKHILSKKIEKELNYTFKVIK from the coding sequence ATGAAAACAATTTCGATACTCGGCTGCGGTTGGCTCGGTTTACCTTTAGCTAAATCATTGCTTTTAAAAGGTTATGAAGTAAAAGGCTCCACGACTTCTAAAAGCAAATTAGAAGTCTTTAAAAATGTTGGAATTTTACCTTTTCAAATTCAATTAGAAGCACATCAAATTATTGGAACTGTTGAAGAGTTTTTGAATGAAACGAATGTTCTACTAATTGCTATTCCACCAGGTTTGAGAAAAGTCAACTCGACTTTAGAGGAAATGACATTTGTAAATAAAGTAAAAACATTAATTCGATTTATCGAAAAATCAGGGATTCAGAAAGTTCTTTTTGTGAGTTCTACTTCAGTATTTGGAGACCGTTTTCCGATTGTAGAAATCACTGAAGAAACGATACCAAATCCAGATACGGAAAGCGGCAAACAATTAGCTATTGCCGAAACACTTTTACAATCGAATCCGCATTTTAAAACTACTGTAATTCGTTTTGGTGGATTAATAGGAGAAGACAGAAATCCGATAAATCAATTACAGCATAAAACCATTCCAAATCCAGATGCACCTATCAATTTAATTCATCAAATGGATTGTATTGGAATTATAGAAACAATACTTGCAGAAGAAAAATGGAATGAAGTTTATCAGGCATCAGGCATTAATACCCTTACTAGAAGGGCTTACTATACAGCTAAAGCTAAAGAACTAGGAATTCGAAATCCCATTTTTGAAGAAAAAATAGCAAGTAAAGGCAAGCATATTCTATCTAAAAAAATAGAAAAGGAATTAAATTACACTTTTAAGGTAATCAAATAA
- a CDS encoding TonB-dependent receptor yields MKKLALSLLFLFQAVLVMAQNHSTVKGKIVDSKTQNPLGGVKVMVQLTEQSVATNNLGEFLIKEVPVGQQILVVSQNGYIAQNYPIEVAEKQILDLGLILLEEDITSEQQLSLITITENDLGDDNSGSESTAGLLQSSRDAFQQAAAFNWGQARFRMRGLDNAYGTTMINGVVMNKIYDGRPQWSNWGGLNDATRNQEFTLGSSPSDYTFGGILGTQEINTRASLYRKGNRISFSGTNTNYSWRTMATANSGLMKNGWAYSISASRRWAKEGFFEGTDYAANSFFASIEKRFNDKHSLNFTSIYAQNSRGKSSPNTTEVNNIKGFKYNSYWGWQNGKKRNSRDKDIEEPILMLTHYWKLSDKTNLTTNVAYQFGSVGNTRIDYQLANNPDPTYYKRLPSYYLNLGDQANANLALQNFMADGQLDWNAMYIANQNSVYSGRSSYALYEDRTDDKQLTANSFIFSDLSDNIKLNAGLSFKKLKSHNFQNMLDLLGGQYFSDVDPFYTGDATQSDLNNPNRQVVVGDTYGYNYNLNANVIDAFTQFKFSYKKVDFYLAQSFSRSEYQREGLYRNGIYANNSFGKSTKKTYENFGFKGGLTYKITGQHLIDFNGAYMTKAPGMRNVFSNARINNNITDNLSSESVASVDASYIIRTPKFKSRITGYFSKIQNAADLAFFYGEGLFDEASVGAGNEDSFVSEIVTGIDKRNMGIELGMEYQITSTIKATLAATYGEYIYANNPNLKVNDDAQASLTNTNPVTDFGQAYLKGYRVGGLPQQAASFGLEYRDPNFWWIGANINYIGGNYIDISNILRTQNFVVNPADGLGYPGATPDVVRNTLKQEKFNSFNLLNLTGGKSWKIDNTTVGFFASINNVLNTIYKTGGFEQSRKATFPDYQADYANGTPSFGPKYFYGYGRTYFLNVYVNF; encoded by the coding sequence ATGAAAAAACTTGCATTAAGTCTCTTATTTTTATTTCAAGCTGTTTTAGTAATGGCTCAAAATCATTCAACTGTTAAAGGTAAAATAGTTGATTCTAAAACGCAAAATCCGCTTGGTGGCGTAAAAGTAATGGTTCAGTTAACCGAACAATCTGTTGCTACAAATAATTTAGGTGAATTTCTTATTAAAGAAGTGCCCGTAGGACAACAAATTTTAGTAGTTTCTCAAAATGGATACATTGCACAAAATTATCCTATTGAAGTTGCAGAAAAGCAAATTTTAGATTTAGGATTAATTTTATTAGAAGAAGATATTACTTCTGAACAGCAATTGAGTTTAATTACAATTACAGAGAACGACTTAGGCGATGATAATAGTGGCTCGGAAAGTACTGCTGGTTTATTACAATCTTCAAGAGATGCTTTTCAACAAGCAGCAGCTTTCAACTGGGGACAAGCTCGTTTTAGAATGAGAGGTTTAGACAACGCATATGGAACTACCATGATTAATGGCGTGGTAATGAATAAAATATATGATGGCAGACCACAGTGGAGTAACTGGGGTGGGTTAAATGATGCTACACGTAATCAAGAATTTACATTGGGTTCTTCTCCTTCAGATTATACTTTTGGAGGTATTTTAGGAACGCAAGAAATTAATACTAGAGCTTCTCTGTATAGAAAAGGAAATCGAATTTCTTTTTCGGGGACAAACACAAATTATTCTTGGAGAACAATGGCTACTGCCAATTCAGGATTAATGAAAAATGGTTGGGCTTATAGCATTTCTGCTTCAAGAAGATGGGCAAAAGAAGGGTTTTTTGAAGGAACAGATTATGCGGCAAATTCCTTTTTTGCAAGTATTGAGAAAAGATTTAATGATAAACACAGTTTAAATTTCACAAGTATTTATGCTCAAAATAGCAGAGGAAAATCATCTCCGAATACAACAGAAGTAAACAACATTAAAGGATTCAAATACAATTCGTATTGGGGTTGGCAAAACGGAAAAAAACGTAATTCAAGAGATAAAGATATTGAAGAGCCAATTTTAATGTTAACGCATTATTGGAAACTTTCTGACAAAACTAATTTAACTACAAATGTAGCTTATCAGTTTGGTTCAGTAGGAAATACAAGAATTGACTACCAATTAGCTAATAATCCAGATCCTACGTATTATAAAAGATTGCCAAGTTACTATTTAAATTTAGGTGATCAAGCAAATGCAAATTTAGCATTGCAAAATTTTATGGCAGACGGGCAATTAGATTGGAATGCCATGTATATTGCTAATCAAAACTCTGTTTATTCAGGTAGAAGTTCTTATGCTTTATATGAAGATAGAACAGATGATAAACAATTAACAGCTAATTCATTCATTTTCTCTGATTTGTCAGATAACATCAAATTAAATGCAGGATTGAGTTTTAAAAAATTAAAGTCTCATAATTTCCAAAACATGCTTGATTTATTAGGAGGTCAATATTTCTCAGATGTAGATCCTTTTTATACGGGTGACGCTACACAATCGGACTTAAATAATCCAAATAGACAAGTTGTAGTTGGCGATACATATGGTTATAATTACAATTTAAACGCAAATGTAATTGATGCTTTTACACAGTTTAAATTTTCGTATAAGAAAGTTGACTTTTATTTAGCACAATCTTTTTCAAGAAGCGAATACCAAAGAGAAGGACTATATAGAAATGGAATTTATGCCAACAACTCTTTCGGAAAAAGCACAAAAAAGACGTATGAAAACTTTGGCTTTAAAGGTGGTTTAACATATAAAATTACAGGTCAACATTTAATAGACTTTAATGGAGCTTATATGACAAAAGCACCAGGAATGAGAAATGTGTTTTCTAATGCAAGAATCAATAATAATATTACAGATAATTTATCTAGTGAGTCCGTTGCAAGTGTTGATGCTTCTTATATTATTAGAACACCAAAATTCAAAAGCAGAATTACAGGGTATTTTTCTAAAATTCAAAATGCAGCAGATTTAGCCTTTTTCTATGGGGAAGGTTTATTTGATGAAGCATCTGTAGGGGCAGGAAATGAAGATTCATTTGTAAGTGAAATAGTTACAGGAATAGACAAACGAAATATGGGTATCGAATTAGGTATGGAATATCAAATTACTTCTACCATTAAAGCTACATTAGCAGCAACGTATGGAGAATATATTTATGCTAATAATCCTAATTTAAAAGTAAATGATGATGCACAAGCATCGTTAACGAATACAAATCCGGTAACAGACTTTGGACAAGCTTATTTAAAAGGATATAGAGTGGGCGGTTTACCACAACAGGCTGCTTCATTTGGTTTGGAATATAGAGATCCTAATTTCTGGTGGATTGGTGCTAATATTAACTACATAGGTGGAAATTACATTGATATTTCAAATATATTACGTACACAAAACTTTGTAGTAAATCCTGCAGATGGTTTAGGGTATCCGGGAGCAACACCTGACGTAGTTAGAAATACATTGAAACAAGAGAAATTTAACTCATTTAATTTGTTAAACCTTACAGGTGGAAAATCTTGGAAAATTGATAACACAACTGTTGGTTTCTTTGCCTCTATAAATAATGTATTAAATACTATTTACAAAACAGGTGGTTTTGAGCAATCAAGAAAAGCAACCTTCCCAGATTATCAAGCAGATTATGCTAATGGTACACCCTCATTCGGACCTAAATATTTTTATGGCTACGGAAGAACGTACTTCTTAAATGTATATGTTAATTTTTAA
- a CDS encoding 3-hydroxyanthranilate 3,4-dioxygenase: MATAKPFNLNEWLMSNKHLLKPPVANKNLYIESEDYIVMLVAGPNARKDYHYNETEELFYQLEGNITVYIQENGEKKAMELGPGDMYLHPAKIPHSPSRSADSIGLVIERKRAGKGFTDGLLWFCDTCNHNLHEVYFELKDIETDFLPHFKDFYSSEEKRTCKKCGTIMETNPKYL, from the coding sequence ATGGCTACCGCTAAACCCTTTAATTTGAACGAATGGTTAATGTCAAATAAACATTTGCTTAAACCTCCTGTAGCAAACAAAAATTTGTATATAGAATCTGAAGATTATATTGTAATGCTTGTTGCAGGACCCAATGCGAGAAAAGACTACCATTACAATGAAACGGAAGAATTGTTTTATCAATTAGAAGGCAATATTACCGTTTACATTCAAGAAAATGGTGAAAAAAAAGCCATGGAACTTGGACCAGGCGACATGTATTTACACCCTGCAAAAATCCCCCACTCGCCTTCAAGAAGTGCTGATTCTATAGGTCTAGTTATCGAAAGAAAAAGAGCTGGAAAAGGTTTTACAGACGGGTTACTTTGGTTTTGTGACACGTGTAACCACAACTTACACGAAGTCTATTTTGAATTAAAAGACATCGAAACTGATTTTCTTCCTCATTTCAAAGATTTCTATTCGTCTGAAGAAAAAAGAACCTGTAAAAAATGTGGCACTATCATGGAAACAAATCCAAAATATCTTTAG
- a CDS encoding DUF5689 domain-containing protein, whose protein sequence is MKNLKIVFSTLLVVTLFSCVNSDDYNAPDLSGDCSTLTATKTVQQVKATATTTAQQYVNDDIIEAYVTSSDEGGNFYKSISMVSVDGVQGFSIPVDDYNLYTKYEPGRKVYIKLKNKYFANTTNTASFDIGNLYNATQIGRLSGVEYEEVIKRGCAKVDESVILNSLSIPAAKNNANINKLIELDAVQFADESLGKTYYDATLNSLGGATNHIVKDAAGNSIIVRISEFANFAAKSVASGNGKIRGVLTKYGSDYQFMVRTEHDIQLTSPRVVPLFEETFTTNFPNWTKYSVTGAQVWTLDTTYGNPGSCAKMSGYSGGNLANEDWLVSPAISLANISNATLTFDTATKFAGNALQIYISTNYNGSANPNTATWTQVNGTLSPSTGNYVWTASGPINISSFAGNTIYVAFKYTSTTTAAATWEVDNVKIIGQ, encoded by the coding sequence ATGAAGAACTTAAAAATAGTATTCAGTACCCTATTAGTTGTCACTTTATTTAGTTGTGTAAATAGTGACGATTACAATGCTCCAGATTTATCAGGAGATTGCAGCACATTAACGGCTACTAAAACAGTACAACAAGTTAAAGCGACAGCTACAACTACGGCGCAACAATATGTAAATGATGACATCATTGAGGCATATGTTACTTCAAGTGACGAAGGAGGAAACTTCTATAAATCGATTTCTATGGTTTCTGTAGATGGTGTTCAAGGATTTTCTATTCCTGTAGATGATTATAACTTATATACAAAATATGAACCAGGAAGAAAAGTATATATTAAGTTAAAAAACAAATACTTTGCTAACACTACAAATACAGCTTCTTTTGATATTGGAAATTTATATAATGCAACTCAAATTGGAAGATTATCAGGAGTAGAATATGAAGAGGTTATTAAACGTGGATGCGCTAAAGTTGATGAGTCAGTTATTTTAAATAGCTTATCAATTCCTGCTGCAAAAAACAATGCAAATATTAATAAATTAATTGAATTAGATGCGGTTCAATTTGCGGATGAGTCTTTAGGAAAAACATATTATGATGCTACGTTAAATAGTTTAGGCGGCGCAACAAATCATATTGTTAAAGATGCTGCAGGAAATTCAATTATCGTTAGAATTAGTGAATTTGCAAATTTTGCTGCTAAATCAGTAGCTTCTGGTAATGGTAAAATTAGAGGAGTATTAACAAAATATGGCTCTGATTACCAATTCATGGTACGAACAGAACACGATATTCAATTAACTTCTCCTAGAGTTGTACCTTTATTTGAAGAAACATTTACCACTAATTTTCCTAACTGGACAAAGTATAGTGTAACAGGAGCTCAAGTATGGACATTGGATACTACGTATGGTAACCCAGGATCTTGTGCCAAAATGTCGGGTTATTCAGGAGGGAATCTTGCTAATGAAGATTGGTTAGTATCTCCAGCAATTAGTTTAGCAAATATTTCAAACGCTACATTAACTTTTGATACGGCAACTAAATTTGCTGGGAATGCATTACAAATTTATATTTCAACAAATTATAATGGCTCAGCAAATCCTAATACCGCAACATGGACACAAGTAAACGGAACATTGTCGCCAAGTACAGGCAACTATGTTTGGACTGCTTCTGGACCAATAAATATTTCTTCTTTCGCAGGGAATACTATTTATGTTGCATTTAAATATACATCTACAACAACTGCAGCTGCAACGTGGGAAGTAGATAATGTTAAGATTATTGGACAATAA
- a CDS encoding choice-of-anchor J domain-containing protein: MKNITKRLTLFVFAAITLVACTKEEDVAIAPFKALIFSQNFETHPYGSGATEIPISLTGWVNYNTSSTRTWSCKLFSNNRYAEFSSYYSAAGTTDNTWLISAPLDFTKTSNETLLFSTKTRFSNGAQLKVYVSTNYDGTQAGIATATWTQVNAAMPIADDVSTPSGVLNLSAFEGTNVRIAFKYEGSKLTNKTTTFQIDDIKLYEN, translated from the coding sequence ATGAAAAATATAACTAAAAGACTAACACTATTTGTTTTTGCAGCTATAACTTTAGTCGCATGTACAAAGGAAGAGGATGTAGCTATTGCACCTTTTAAAGCATTGATTTTTTCTCAAAATTTTGAAACACATCCCTATGGAAGTGGTGCAACAGAAATTCCAATTAGTTTAACTGGCTGGGTAAATTACAACACGTCTAGTACTAGAACATGGAGTTGTAAATTGTTTAGTAACAATCGTTATGCAGAATTTTCTTCGTATTATTCTGCTGCAGGAACAACAGATAATACATGGTTAATTTCTGCGCCTTTAGATTTTACAAAAACTTCTAATGAAACTTTACTGTTTTCAACTAAAACAAGATTCTCTAATGGTGCTCAATTAAAAGTATATGTGTCTACTAATTATGATGGCACACAAGCAGGTATAGCTACTGCAACTTGGACGCAAGTAAACGCAGCCATGCCAATCGCGGACGATGTTTCTACCCCAAGTGGAGTACTAAATTTAAGTGCTTTTGAAGGTACAAATGTTAGAATAGCATTTAAATATGAAGGAAGTAAGTTGACAAATAAAACGACAACATTCCAAATAGATGATATTAAATTATATGAAAATTAA
- a CDS encoding chloramphenicol acetyltransferase, with product MKQTIDLATWNRKEHFEFFSTFEEPFFGITTPIDMTIAYEKAKAIQIPFFVYYLHKTIAAVNQVENFRYRIEENEVVLYDEIDASSTIMREDKTFGFSFMKFNSDIHEFTKIVQTEIKRIQVTPGLFTREFPGNIIHFSAIPWINFTGLTHSRSYTLPDSCPKVSWGKLIDENGQKTMSMAVMAHHGLIDGYHMGLFIEILQTELNK from the coding sequence ATGAAACAAACAATAGACCTCGCTACTTGGAACCGTAAAGAGCACTTTGAATTTTTTTCAACTTTTGAAGAGCCGTTTTTTGGAATTACCACACCTATAGATATGACTATTGCTTATGAAAAAGCGAAAGCCATTCAAATTCCGTTTTTTGTTTATTATTTACATAAAACGATTGCTGCGGTTAATCAAGTGGAAAATTTCAGGTATCGAATAGAAGAAAACGAAGTGGTACTTTATGACGAAATAGATGCTTCTTCCACGATTATGCGTGAAGATAAAACGTTTGGCTTTTCATTTATGAAGTTTAACTCAGATATTCATGAATTTACTAAAATTGTACAAACTGAAATTAAACGCATTCAAGTAACACCTGGGCTTTTTACACGGGAATTCCCCGGAAATATTATTCATTTTTCAGCAATTCCATGGATTAACTTTACAGGTCTAACCCATTCTAGAAGTTATACGTTACCAGATAGTTGTCCAAAAGTTTCATGGGGAAAATTAATAGATGAAAATGGGCAAAAAACAATGTCTATGGCAGTAATGGCACACCATGGACTGATTGATGGATACCATATGGGGTTATTTATAGAAATTTTACAAACGGAGTTAAATAAATAA